DNA sequence from the Candidatus Hydrogenedentota bacterium genome:
TCGCGAACGCGACGTGGCCATCCATGAAGAGGACGTTCGAACCGCCCGGGACGTGGTTGAATTCTCCGCCGCCCGTCGGATTCAAATTGATGTGGTCCCACATGATCGCCACTTCGCTCTGTGCCTGGGCCGAGCCGCCGGGGTTGTTGATGTCGGTGATCAGGAAGCGCTCGACACCTTCGCGAAGCCGGAAGATGGTGCTGCCATAGGCATTGCCGTCGGGTGCGCCAACGTTCGCGTCGTTATCTAGCGTCTGCACGATTGACGCGGCAACCGCCGGGGTGACGGCGGCCTGGGTCGTGAGCCCCGCGGCAAGCGCGATGATGATCTCGGAAATCTGCCTGCTGATGGTCGGAGTTCCGTTGCCCAAATCGATTGGCGCCGTAATGACCGGATCGTCGCCATCCCACAGATCGAGAATGAAACCGGTGTACACGTAGCTTTCCTGGTGGTCGGACGCCAAGCCCGTGTATTGTCCGCAAATGACGCCGGGGTCGGGCGAAATATCGTCGTCGAAGTCACCAACGATACCCATGGTGTTATCCGGGTCGGACGGACAGATCATGACCTTCCAGTCGGTGAGGTATTCCGGATAGACAGCGCGAACGTCCGGCGCGACTTCCGGAATGTCGTTCTCGTCGCACGAGCCGTCCGATGCGCCCGGGAAATTGAGGCCATCGAGGAACCAGGGCTGTGGTCCCTGGATGCGCGGGAACTTCTGGCCCGCGCTCTCGTTCGAGTACATCTTGAAGATGATACCCATCTGCTTGAGGTTGTTTTGGCAACTCGCGCGGCGCGCCGCTTCGCGCGCACGGGCGAGCGCAGGCAACAGGATTGCCGCGAGGATCGCGATGATGGCGATAACCACCAACAACTCGATCAATGTGAAACCACGTTTCCGCATGATGCACTCCTTCAATTCATTCGCGGTGTGAAACCATTCGCAGGCGATCGGATCGCCCGCTCCCCTCTCACACCTCAACTTCGGTAGCGTTACTACCAAACTTGTCACCTATACGAAACACCGGTCTGACGAACTGCGCCAGACGGATACATCAAAAGAACTAAGTGGCCACCGCCCCCCTTTCTGCGTTCTTAAACGGTCGAATCCCCCGTCCAAGATGATGCTACACACCGAGACACCGACGGATCAGGCATGCAACGACGCCCAACCGGCGTTTTACGCAACGAGGGTGAGGATGGCACCGAGACTGCCATTTTCCCGAAATGGCAAACCCCTCACTCCGGCGTTAGTCTAAACGAGCGAATCCCAATTGTCTAGTGCCCTTGTGCGTGGTATGAGGCGACATTGGGGCCGGCAGCGGATTCGCAACGGAGCCGACTGAGCCGGTACGTTTGCTCCAGAATCCGGAAATGATTAGTCTCAGCCAGCCGCATTAGCGAGGCGGACCATCAACCGTGCGGGGAAGCACTATGCCAGCGAGACTTACTAAAGCCGGGATTTCGCCCGGGAGCACCGAGTGTCCGCTGACTGGCGCCCGGATGGGCCGCAGGCGGTTTCTCCGGGCGGCCGCCGCGTCGTTCGTCCTGCCCAATATCATTACAGGCCGGGCGCTGGGAGCTGATGCGACGACCCCCGCGAGCGAGCGCCTGACCATCGGGTTCATTGGCATGGGCAAACAGATGGGCGGGCACATAGGCACCTTTCTGGGCCGCGATCAGTGCCAGGTGGTGGCGGTCTGCGACGTGGAATCACTCCGGCTCGAGAAGTCGAAGGCGCGCGTCGAGGAACATTACGGCAAGAAGTCCGGTGAGGCCTACTCGGGTTGTGCGGCGTACGGCGACTACCGGGAACTGCTGGCGCGGAATGACATCGACGCGGTCGTTATTGCGACGCCGGAGCATTGGCATGCGCTCAATGTGATTGACGCGGCGAACGCGGGCAAGGACATCTATTGCGAGAAGCCGCTATCGCACACGATTCACGAGGCGCGCGCGATGGCGAACGCGGTGCGGCGGAATGGCGTTGTTTTTCAGACGGGGAGCCAGCAGCGCTCCGAGCGCGTGTTTCGCGTCGCGTGCGAGTTGGTGCGCAACGGCCGAATCGGAAAACTGAACACAGTCCACGTAAACGTCGGCGGCCCGCCTGTGGACTGCTATCTGCCCGCGCAGGCGGCGCCGGAGACGCTGAACTGGGACATGTGGCTGGGGCCCGCGCCGTACCGGCCATACAACGAGGACATCGCGCCGCCGATGGAGTATGAGGGTTGGCCAAATTGGCGATCGTATCGCGATTACGCGGGCGGGATGATGACGGACTGGGGCGCGCACCATTTCGATATCGCGCAGTGGGGCCTCGGCATGGACGAATCGGGACCGGTTGAGGTCTATCCACCAGACGACACGCACGAACGGTTAACGTACGTGTACGCCAACGGCGTTATCGTGCAACACGGGGGAGGCAGCGGTGGAAAGGCCGGTGTCGAATTCATCGGCGATGCGGGGCGCGTGATGGTCAACCGCGGGTACCTTGAAACGGACCCGGCGCACCTGATCAATGAACTGGCGGGGCCGAACGAGATTCGGTTGTATGAGAGCAACAGCCACGCGGACAACTGGCTGGAGTGCATTCGCACGCGCCGCAAGCCCATCTGCGACGTGGAGGTCGGCGCACGGACGATTACGGTC
Encoded proteins:
- a CDS encoding DUF1559 domain-containing protein — encoded protein: MMRKRGFTLIELLVVIAIIAILAAILLPALARAREAARRASCQNNLKQMGIIFKMYSNESAGQKFPRIQGPQPWFLDGLNFPGASDGSCDENDIPEVAPDVRAVYPEYLTDWKVMICPSDPDNTMGIVGDFDDDISPDPGVICGQYTGLASDHQESYVYTGFILDLWDGDDPVITAPIDLGNGTPTISRQISEIIIALAAGLTTQAAVTPAVAASIVQTLDNDANVGAPDGNAYGSTIFRLREGVERFLITDINNPGGSAQAQSEVAIMWDHINLNPTGGGEFNHVPGGSNVLFMDGHVAFAKYERNGQGPINEFWANAVYWFQG
- a CDS encoding Gfo/Idh/MocA family oxidoreductase, whose amino-acid sequence is MGRRRFLRAAAASFVLPNIITGRALGADATTPASERLTIGFIGMGKQMGGHIGTFLGRDQCQVVAVCDVESLRLEKSKARVEEHYGKKSGEAYSGCAAYGDYRELLARNDIDAVVIATPEHWHALNVIDAANAGKDIYCEKPLSHTIHEARAMANAVRRNGVVFQTGSQQRSERVFRVACELVRNGRIGKLNTVHVNVGGPPVDCYLPAQAAPETLNWDMWLGPAPYRPYNEDIAPPMEYEGWPNWRSYRDYAGGMMTDWGAHHFDIAQWGLGMDESGPVEVYPPDDTHERLTYVYANGVIVQHGGGSGGKAGVEFIGDAGRVMVNRGYLETDPAHLINELAGPNEIRLYESNSHADNWLECIRTRRKPICDVEVGARTITVCHLGNIAYHLERPLKWDPVVERFVGDEEANRNLAKAMRSPWTLHA